A single Cryomorphaceae bacterium DNA region contains:
- a CDS encoding GTP-binding protein has translation MAKELTHPNYKCPKCSHRTYTSESISTTGSGWSRIFDMQNKKFTAVTCNNCGYTELYKGKHSNLSNLFDFFTG, from the coding sequence ATGGCCAAAGAATTAACCCACCCGAACTATAAATGCCCCAAGTGCAGTCACCGCACCTATACTTCTGAGTCGATCAGTACGACCGGTAGCGGATGGTCGCGCATTTTCGACATGCAGAACAAAAAGTTCACCGCAGTCACCTGCAACAACTGCGGATACACGGAACTCTACAAAGGGAAGCACAGCAACTTGAGTAACCTCTTTGATTTCTTCACCGGATAA
- a CDS encoding D-glycero-beta-D-manno-heptose-7-phosphate kinase produces the protein MTPEEIKDIVHRFSDQNVLVVGDAMIDSYMWGHIDRMSPEAPVPVVSIDSREERLGGAANVALNVQSLGATPFLCSVVGEDLRGELFVHLMQQRGLNTEGIVSVDDRPTTVKTRIISDDKHVLRVDQESTEPVTSKKIFKRIKKIFKQHEIHVVIFEDYNKGLLTPELIEAVIELAHSCEIPVAVDPKREHYWAYHGVDLFKPNWKELNEGLESWHAPEDAAKEELRSKEIRATRERLAAKSVLCTLSEYGVQIQSEEEEHHFPVYERNIVDVSGAGDSVISTAALVYAQGVALKDVARFANLAGGLVCEHVGVVPIDRRQLRDEALQLLT, from the coding sequence ATGACGCCCGAGGAAATTAAGGATATCGTTCATCGGTTTTCGGATCAGAACGTCCTCGTTGTCGGGGACGCCATGATTGATTCGTACATGTGGGGGCATATTGACCGCATGTCACCCGAAGCACCCGTTCCAGTGGTTTCCATTGACTCCAGAGAAGAGCGACTAGGTGGTGCCGCAAATGTAGCCCTGAACGTTCAATCCTTGGGAGCTACCCCGTTCCTTTGCAGCGTGGTTGGTGAAGATCTCCGAGGAGAGCTCTTTGTACATCTCATGCAACAACGGGGGCTCAATACCGAAGGCATTGTGAGTGTAGATGATCGGCCTACAACCGTCAAGACGCGAATCATTAGTGATGACAAGCATGTTCTGCGCGTTGATCAAGAATCAACGGAACCGGTGACCTCCAAAAAGATCTTCAAGCGAATCAAAAAGATCTTCAAACAACATGAAATTCACGTGGTCATTTTCGAAGACTACAACAAAGGACTTCTCACTCCAGAATTAATCGAAGCTGTTATTGAATTAGCGCATTCATGCGAAATCCCGGTAGCGGTTGACCCTAAGCGCGAGCATTACTGGGCGTATCACGGTGTCGACTTGTTCAAACCGAACTGGAAGGAACTCAATGAAGGACTCGAATCTTGGCACGCTCCCGAAGACGCAGCCAAAGAAGAGCTTCGCAGCAAGGAGATTCGGGCTACTCGAGAACGCTTAGCCGCTAAGAGCGTGTTGTGCACACTGTCGGAGTACGGCGTTCAGATTCAGAGCGAAGAAGAGGAGCACCATTTCCCCGTGTATGAACGAAATATCGTAGACGTCTCCGGTGCAGGGGATTCTGTTATCAGCACTGCGGCCCTAGTTTATGCCCAAGGAGTGGCCCTTAAGGATGTCGCCCGTTTTGCTAATTTAGCAGGAGGGCTGGTGTGTGAACACGTGGGTGTCGTACCCATTGATCGTCGCCAATTACGCGATGAAGCACTTCAGCTCTTGACCTGA
- a CDS encoding pyridoxal phosphate-dependent aminotransferase: MSHPISDRLNRLSESATIAMARKSRELRTQGVDVISLSLGEPDFNTPDFIKEAAKAAIDDNFSSYTAVAGYQELREAIAAKLKRDNGIDYRPNQIVCSTGAKQSLSNVLLALIDPGDEVLLLAPYWVSYREMVKLAEGTPVEILAGVEQEYKFTPEQIDAAITPRTKVVMFNSPSNPTGAVYSKAEIDALVKVFEKHDHVFIMSDEIYEHINFSGEQISLAAYPSIYDRVITVNGLSKGFAMTGWRFGYIAAPEWIAKACDKMQGQMTSATCSITQKAAEAAMRADASSTHEMRDAFRARRDKMIPLFNEIPGFHTPVPEGAFYFFPDVRGTFGKSAEGRTIENATDLSMYLLEVAHVATVPGDAFGAPGCLRMSYAAAEEVLVEAIGRIKKAIEALS, encoded by the coding sequence ATGAGCCACCCTATTTCAGACCGCCTCAACCGTTTAAGCGAATCCGCAACCATCGCCATGGCCCGTAAATCCAGGGAATTACGTACCCAGGGAGTCGATGTGATTAGCCTGAGCCTCGGGGAGCCCGATTTCAACACTCCGGACTTCATCAAGGAAGCGGCCAAAGCGGCCATTGACGATAATTTTTCGTCGTACACGGCTGTTGCCGGATACCAAGAATTGCGTGAAGCCATTGCGGCTAAATTGAAGCGCGACAATGGCATAGACTATCGTCCCAACCAAATCGTGTGTTCTACGGGAGCCAAACAGAGTTTATCCAACGTGCTCTTGGCTTTGATCGATCCGGGCGACGAAGTATTATTGCTGGCGCCCTACTGGGTGAGCTATCGGGAAATGGTCAAGTTGGCGGAAGGGACGCCCGTTGAAATTTTGGCCGGTGTGGAGCAGGAATACAAGTTTACCCCCGAACAAATCGACGCGGCCATCACGCCCCGGACTAAGGTGGTGATGTTCAATTCTCCTTCGAACCCCACAGGAGCCGTGTACAGCAAAGCTGAAATAGACGCCTTGGTGAAGGTTTTTGAAAAGCACGATCACGTGTTCATCATGAGTGATGAAATCTACGAGCACATTAATTTCTCTGGAGAGCAAATCAGCCTCGCAGCCTACCCGAGCATTTACGACCGTGTGATTACGGTCAACGGTTTATCCAAAGGGTTTGCCATGACCGGCTGGCGGTTCGGATACATTGCAGCGCCAGAGTGGATCGCCAAGGCCTGCGACAAAATGCAAGGGCAAATGACCTCGGCTACTTGTTCGATCACACAAAAGGCAGCAGAAGCCGCCATGCGGGCGGATGCCTCTTCTACCCATGAAATGCGCGATGCCTTTCGCGCACGTCGGGACAAAATGATCCCGCTATTCAACGAAATTCCAGGCTTTCACACGCCTGTGCCGGAAGGAGCATTTTACTTTTTCCCTGACGTGCGAGGCACCTTCGGCAAATCCGCAGAAGGTCGAACCATCGAAAATGCAACAGACCTCAGCATGTACCTTCTGGAAGTGGCTCACGTCGCCACGGTTCCAGGAGATGCCTTTGGTGCTCCGGGCTGTCTCCGGATGAGCTATGCGGCAGCTGAGGAGGTCTTGGTTGAGGCCATCGGCCGCATCAAAAAAGCTATTGAAGCTCTGAGCTGA
- the pruA gene encoding L-glutamate gamma-semialdehyde dehydrogenase, which translates to MLKGFFNVPVATNEPVQSYAPGSPERAELEAELERQMSEVVDIPMIIGGKEVRTNDEVEIRPPHDHAKVVGKYSRAEKKHVEDAIEAALAAREQWAKMSWEQRASIFLKAAELLAGPYRAKINAATMIGQSKNAFQAEIDAACELVDFFRFNVEYMAQIYSDQPESAPGMWNRMEYRPLEGFVYSITPFNFTSIAANLPASAALMGNVNIWKPSDSQVYSTRIILDLFKEAGVPDGVINVVYGDPAMITETLLSHPDFAGIHFTGSTSVFKGLWKQIGGNIDTYKTYPRIVGETGGKDFVVAHPSADPTEVATALARGAFEFQGQKCSAASRAYLPKSSAGQILDTLKEQVASFKMGTPHDFGNFINAVIHEGAFDKLAGYIDRAKADSDAEVVIGGGYDKSVGYFIEPTVIVTTNPNYVTMETELFGPVLTVYVYDDADWAGMLELVNTTSPYALTGAIFSRDRYAAEEATNALVDCAGNFYINDKPTGAVVGQQPFGGARGSGTNDKAGSMMNLMRWISARTIKETFVPPTDYRYPFLG; encoded by the coding sequence ATGTTAAAAGGTTTTTTCAATGTACCGGTTGCGACGAATGAACCTGTACAATCTTATGCCCCAGGATCACCAGAGCGAGCCGAACTCGAAGCGGAATTGGAACGTCAGATGTCCGAGGTGGTTGATATTCCCATGATTATTGGCGGAAAAGAAGTCCGCACTAACGATGAAGTTGAAATCCGTCCTCCTCACGACCACGCCAAGGTTGTTGGAAAGTACTCGCGTGCCGAAAAGAAACACGTTGAAGACGCCATTGAAGCCGCTCTAGCTGCCCGTGAACAGTGGGCAAAAATGAGCTGGGAGCAGCGCGCTTCAATCTTCTTAAAGGCGGCAGAACTGTTGGCTGGACCGTATCGCGCAAAGATCAATGCTGCAACAATGATTGGGCAGAGTAAAAATGCCTTTCAAGCGGAAATTGACGCAGCATGTGAGTTGGTAGACTTCTTCCGATTCAATGTGGAGTACATGGCTCAGATTTACAGCGATCAACCTGAATCTGCACCCGGGATGTGGAACAGAATGGAGTACCGACCTCTAGAAGGATTCGTCTACAGCATCACTCCTTTCAACTTCACCTCTATCGCAGCGAATTTGCCTGCTTCTGCTGCACTCATGGGTAATGTGAATATTTGGAAGCCATCAGACAGTCAAGTATACAGTACTCGTATCATTCTTGACCTCTTCAAAGAAGCTGGAGTTCCGGATGGTGTGATCAACGTTGTGTACGGAGATCCGGCCATGATCACAGAGACCTTATTGAGTCATCCAGATTTCGCTGGTATTCACTTCACAGGATCTACTTCCGTGTTCAAAGGATTGTGGAAGCAAATTGGTGGAAACATCGATACGTACAAAACATACCCGCGTATTGTCGGGGAAACCGGAGGAAAGGACTTTGTGGTAGCGCACCCAAGTGCTGATCCAACGGAAGTGGCGACGGCATTGGCCCGTGGCGCCTTTGAATTCCAAGGTCAAAAATGCTCTGCTGCTTCTCGTGCGTACTTGCCCAAGTCATCCGCGGGGCAAATTCTCGACACCTTAAAAGAACAAGTGGCCAGTTTCAAAATGGGTACCCCTCATGATTTCGGCAATTTCATCAATGCCGTTATTCACGAAGGCGCCTTTGACAAGCTGGCTGGTTATATTGACCGAGCCAAGGCCGATAGCGACGCCGAAGTAGTCATCGGAGGTGGTTACGACAAAAGTGTGGGCTACTTCATTGAACCCACCGTTATCGTGACAACAAACCCGAACTACGTCACTATGGAGACCGAGCTGTTCGGACCTGTATTGACCGTTTACGTATACGATGATGCCGACTGGGCTGGAATGCTGGAATTGGTCAATACAACTTCTCCATACGCATTGACTGGAGCCATCTTCAGCCGGGATCGTTACGCAGCAGAAGAGGCCACTAATGCCTTGGTGGATTGTGCTGGAAACTTCTACATCAATGACAAACCTACTGGAGCGGTGGTAGGACAGCAACCCTTCGGCGGGGCTCGAGGATCTGGTACCAACGATAAAGCTGGTTCCATGATGAACTTGATGCGCTGGATCAGTGCCCGCACCATCAAAGAAACCTTTGTACCACCGACTGACTATCGTTACCCATTCTTGGGCTAA
- the meaB gene encoding methylmalonyl Co-A mutase-associated GTPase MeaB → MTEGASNLPRRKLPSIEEFVKGILAGDRTLLSRAITLIESTRADHQEKAQAIIEACLPHSGKSFRVGITGVPGVGKSTFIEALGVHLIEEGHRLAVLAIDPSSSRSRGSILGDKTRMDKLSTDERAFIRPSAAGTSLGGVARKTRESIILCEAAGFDVIFVETVGVGQSETAVHSMVDFFLLLMLAGAGDELQGIKRGIMEMAEGMIINKADGDNLSAARRARADYQRALHLFPAHPAGWTPQVRHCSALTGEGIPEFWKEVIEAYRKAVTENDYLRLRRDEQARYWFHEHIEDRLHRNFYDHKAVKAEFEKLEEKVLARELSPFKAAELLFGLVQ, encoded by the coding sequence ATGACTGAAGGGGCTTCCAATCTTCCAAGGCGCAAACTCCCCTCGATAGAAGAGTTTGTTAAGGGCATCTTGGCCGGTGACCGAACCCTGTTGAGCAGGGCCATCACCTTGATCGAAAGTACACGGGCCGATCATCAAGAGAAGGCCCAGGCCATCATTGAGGCCTGCCTCCCCCACTCGGGAAAGAGCTTTCGCGTTGGGATTACTGGAGTACCCGGAGTGGGTAAATCGACCTTTATCGAAGCCTTGGGCGTCCACCTCATCGAGGAAGGACATCGCCTGGCTGTGCTGGCCATTGATCCAAGTTCGAGCCGTAGTCGCGGAAGTATTCTGGGCGATAAAACCCGGATGGATAAACTGAGTACGGACGAGCGCGCCTTTATCAGGCCGAGTGCTGCAGGAACATCGCTCGGGGGAGTTGCCCGAAAGACGCGCGAGAGCATCATCCTATGTGAGGCTGCGGGATTCGACGTGATCTTTGTGGAAACGGTCGGCGTGGGACAAAGTGAAACAGCCGTTCATTCCATGGTCGATTTCTTCCTACTCCTGATGCTCGCCGGGGCCGGAGATGAGCTTCAAGGGATCAAACGCGGCATCATGGAGATGGCCGAAGGCATGATCATCAACAAGGCTGACGGGGACAATCTGAGCGCCGCTCGTCGTGCACGTGCCGACTATCAGCGCGCCCTGCACCTCTTCCCTGCTCACCCCGCGGGCTGGACTCCTCAAGTGCGTCACTGCAGCGCCTTGACGGGCGAGGGAATCCCTGAATTCTGGAAGGAAGTGATCGAAGCCTACCGGAAGGCGGTCACTGAAAATGACTATTTGCGCCTACGGCGCGATGAGCAAGCCCGCTACTGGTTTCACGAGCATATTGAAGATCGACTCCACCGCAATTTCTACGACCACAAGGCCGTCAAAGCGGAATTCGAAAAGTTGGAGGAAAAGGTATTGGCTCGGGAATTGAGTCCCTTTAAAGCGGCTGAATTACTCTTCGGTCTGGTTCAGTAA
- the scpA gene encoding methylmalonyl-CoA mutase, which produces MKRKEFKDIEYVKPSGKENIEPQAQEGFAAGLPPYLRGPYTTMYASRPWTIRQYAGFSTAEESNAFYRRNLAAGQKGLSVAFDLATHRGYDSDHERVVGDVGKAGVAIDSILDMKVLFDQIPLDQMSVSMTMNGAVIPVMAFYIVAAEEQGVKPEQLSGTIQNDILKEFMVRNTYIYPPQPSMRIIADIFAYTAKNMPRFNSISISGYHMQEAGATPEIELAYTLADGLEYLRTGMAAGLDIDAFAPRLSFFWAIGMDHFTEIAKMRAGRMIWAKLVKQFNPQNPKSMALRTHCQTSGWSLTEQDPYNNVARTAIEAMAAAFGGTQSLHTNALDEAIALPTDFSARIARNTQIYLQQETGITNVVDPWAGSAFVERKTAEIAEAAWKLIEEVEELGGMAKAIENGLPKLRIEEAAAKKQARIDGGKDILVGVNRYRTSTTDPMDILDVDNTAVREAQIKHLNEMRASRDEEAVQKALNALTECARSGEGNLLDKAVEAARLRASLGEISDAMEDVFGRYTAKIQSISGVYSKEIDQDDRFKNAQALADEFAEKEGRRPRIMVAKMGQDGHDRGAKVVSTSFADLGFDVDVGPLFQTPEEAAKQAVENDVHILGVSSLAAGHKTLVPQVIAALKALGREDIMVIAGGVIPQQDYDYLYEAGVVGVFGPGTVIAEAAADILTKLIATVD; this is translated from the coding sequence ATGAAGCGTAAAGAGTTCAAGGACATCGAGTATGTCAAACCTTCGGGTAAAGAAAACATCGAGCCGCAGGCTCAGGAGGGTTTTGCTGCAGGCCTCCCCCCCTACCTTCGCGGACCTTATACCACCATGTACGCGAGTCGTCCGTGGACCATTCGTCAGTACGCCGGATTCTCCACCGCCGAAGAGTCCAACGCCTTTTACCGTCGAAACTTGGCGGCGGGCCAAAAAGGACTGTCAGTAGCCTTTGACCTTGCCACTCACCGCGGATATGACAGCGACCACGAGCGCGTTGTCGGCGATGTGGGTAAGGCTGGAGTGGCCATCGACAGTATCTTGGACATGAAGGTATTGTTCGATCAGATTCCGCTGGATCAAATGTCCGTCTCGATGACCATGAACGGCGCTGTTATACCGGTGATGGCCTTTTACATTGTAGCTGCCGAAGAACAAGGTGTAAAGCCAGAGCAATTGAGTGGGACCATTCAGAACGACATTCTGAAGGAATTCATGGTTCGCAACACCTATATTTACCCGCCTCAGCCGAGTATGCGAATCATTGCCGACATCTTTGCCTATACGGCCAAGAACATGCCTCGATTCAACAGCATTTCGATTTCGGGGTACCACATGCAAGAAGCTGGGGCCACTCCGGAAATTGAGCTGGCCTACACCCTAGCCGATGGTCTGGAGTACTTGCGGACTGGTATGGCGGCAGGATTGGATATCGATGCCTTTGCCCCGCGCTTGAGCTTCTTTTGGGCCATTGGCATGGATCACTTTACAGAAATCGCGAAGATGCGCGCCGGACGGATGATTTGGGCTAAACTGGTGAAACAGTTCAACCCGCAGAACCCCAAGTCCATGGCACTTCGGACCCACTGCCAAACCAGTGGATGGAGCTTGACGGAACAAGACCCGTACAACAATGTGGCGCGGACCGCCATCGAAGCGATGGCAGCTGCCTTTGGAGGAACGCAATCCTTGCACACGAACGCACTAGATGAGGCCATTGCCTTACCTACGGACTTCAGCGCGCGGATTGCGCGGAATACGCAGATATACTTGCAGCAAGAAACGGGCATTACGAACGTGGTGGACCCTTGGGCTGGAAGTGCCTTTGTCGAGCGCAAAACAGCCGAAATCGCCGAAGCGGCATGGAAACTCATCGAGGAGGTTGAAGAATTGGGAGGAATGGCCAAGGCCATTGAAAATGGACTGCCTAAGCTCCGCATCGAAGAAGCCGCCGCCAAGAAGCAAGCGCGAATCGACGGTGGAAAGGATATTTTGGTGGGGGTTAATCGCTACCGTACCAGCACCACAGATCCGATGGACATTCTCGATGTCGACAATACAGCCGTTCGTGAGGCTCAGATCAAGCACCTAAATGAAATGCGCGCTAGCCGCGACGAAGAGGCCGTTCAAAAGGCTTTGAATGCGCTGACTGAATGTGCGCGAAGTGGTGAGGGCAATTTGCTCGACAAGGCTGTGGAGGCGGCACGTCTACGTGCAAGTCTGGGCGAGATCAGCGATGCCATGGAGGACGTATTTGGCCGGTATACGGCAAAAATTCAAAGCATTAGTGGTGTGTATAGCAAGGAAATAGACCAAGACGACCGATTCAAGAACGCTCAGGCCTTGGCGGATGAATTCGCCGAAAAGGAAGGGCGCCGCCCGAGGATTATGGTGGCCAAAATGGGCCAGGATGGACACGATCGCGGAGCCAAGGTGGTCTCCACGAGTTTCGCTGACCTCGGATTCGACGTAGACGTCGGTCCGCTTTTCCAAACTCCTGAAGAAGCAGCCAAGCAGGCTGTCGAAAACGATGTACATATTTTGGGCGTCTCGAGCCTAGCAGCAGGGCACAAAACCTTGGTCCCACAGGTAATTGCGGCTCTAAAGGCCCTAGGGCGCGAGGACATCATGGTCATTGCTGGTGGCGTGATTCCCCAGCAAGATTATGACTACCTCTACGAAGCGGGAGTTGTGGGCGTCTTTGGCCCCGGAACGGTCATTGCCGAAGCTGCTGCGGATATTCTCACTAAATTGATCGCAACGGTAGATTAA
- the apaG gene encoding Co2+/Mg2+ efflux protein ApaG: protein MVTRITSGIKISVETNYKGRYVSSDGPLWVFHYHVSISNQGDRAVKLLRRHWSIWDSGSSPTEVEGDGVIGLQPEIVPGDTHRYQSGCHLRSGIGFMKGSYQMKDLVTGDQFEVAIPLFQLIAPQRLN, encoded by the coding sequence GTGGTAACGCGAATTACATCCGGAATAAAAATCTCCGTGGAGACCAACTACAAGGGTCGCTACGTCAGTTCTGATGGTCCCCTCTGGGTTTTCCACTACCATGTGAGCATCTCCAACCAAGGTGATCGGGCAGTGAAGCTCCTGCGACGTCATTGGAGTATTTGGGATAGTGGCTCTTCTCCAACCGAAGTTGAAGGGGATGGAGTGATCGGCCTACAGCCAGAAATTGTTCCGGGAGATACGCATCGTTATCAAAGTGGTTGTCACCTTCGTTCCGGCATAGGCTTCATGAAAGGATCCTACCAAATGAAAGATTTGGTAACAGGTGACCAATTTGAAGTGGCAATCCCATTATTTCAACTCATCGCGCCGCAGCGACTCAACTGA
- a CDS encoding septum formation initiator family protein, which produces MKKWLDRIPSWLKNRYLLVGAVFLAWMLFIDTNSWWFHRELNQEIEELEEATEYYKGEIVQDSTLLHDLDSNPEALERYARERYRMKKENEDLFIIEPKEEDE; this is translated from the coding sequence ATGAAGAAGTGGTTGGATCGCATACCGTCCTGGCTGAAAAACCGCTACCTTTTGGTAGGAGCGGTTTTTCTGGCCTGGATGCTTTTTATCGATACCAACTCCTGGTGGTTTCATCGAGAGCTCAATCAAGAGATTGAAGAACTCGAAGAGGCAACCGAATACTACAAAGGAGAGATTGTCCAAGACAGCACGCTTCTCCACGACTTGGACAGTAATCCCGAAGCGCTGGAGCGGTATGCTCGGGAACGCTATCGGATGAAGAAAGAGAACGAAGACTTATTCATTATAGAACCTAAGGAAGAAGACGAGTAA